A genomic window from Fusarium falciforme chromosome 2, complete sequence includes:
- a CDS encoding Aminotran-1-2 domain-containing protein: protein MLIHLHFADEMADPLSRRATEAVGGLDLPWRFAPRGDYHPDNNPEGLISFATAENALVTQELKQFVDENVTFSLDDFLYRGSHAGGPRFPKALAVHLNEYLQPHEPITPDMIQVVGAATAMHDILAWGVADPYDGVLTSRPVYGRFELDFGNKSQVRVVYASTEAENSFQDDVVEKFEEALIRSRKAGINVKMLLIVNPHNPLGRCYPRSTLIKIMQFCQKHRLHLLSDEIYACSVFDSGEAAVPFTSILSIDSSGLIDPDLLHVTYGLSKDFGAAGLRVGAIITRSKPVLRAIEAAMRFHNPSGASLAIGSAMLENREWCRAFIGGSRIKLAQAYRHITKGLTDIGIRYLPGSNAGFFVWIDLSPHLPSELGGERTREFALAKKLKEEGVFLHPCEEHSVHSGWFRLVYSQDARIVTEGLERIKRAIS, encoded by the exons ATGTTGATACACCTCCACTTTGCCGATGAAATGGCCGACCCTCTATCACGGCGAGCGACCGAGGCGGTGGGCGGGTTGGATCTGCCGTGGAGGTTTGCACCGAGGGGAGATTACCACCCGGACAACAACCCAGAGGGATTGATATCCTTTGCTACAGCTGAGAAT GCTCTGGTAACACAAGAGTTGAAGCAATTCGTCGATGAAAAT GTCACTTTCTCCCTCGATGACTTTCTCTACCGCGGCAGCCATGCAGGAGGCCCACGTTTCCCCAAAGCCCTGGCTGTTCACCTCAACGAGTATCTTCAGCCACACGAACCCATCACTCCGGACATGATTCAGGTCGTCGGGGCCGCTACTGCAATGCACGATATCCTCGCGTGGGGAGTTGCGGATCCCTATGATGGTGTCTTGACTAGCAGGCCCGTTTACGGCCGCTTCGAGCTTGATTTTGGCAACAAATCTCAGGTGAGAGTCGTATACGCCTCTACGGAAGCCGAGAACTCCTTCCAGGATGATGTTGTCGAAAAGTTTGAGGAGGCCTTGATCCGGTCTAGAAAGGCTGGTATCAACGTTAAAATGCTGTTGATTGTTAACCCACATAACCCGCTGG GGAGATGCTACCCTCGCTCTACCCTCATCAAGATCATGCAGTTTTGCCAGAAACATCGACTGCATCTCCTGAGCGACGAAATCTACGCCTGTTCCGTCTTCGACTCAGGGGAGGCTGCCGTTCCTTTCACCTCAATCTTATCCATTGATTCGTCGGGGCTTATCGATCCAGACCTTCTTCATGTTACCTACGGTCTTAGCAAAGACTTTGGAGCAGCTGGTCTGCGTGTCGGAGCCATCATCACTCGTAGCAAGCCTGTCCTCCGAGCTATCGAGGCTGCCATGCGTTTTCATAACCCCTCTGGCGCCAGTCTTGCTATCGGGAGTGCCATGCTCGAGAACAGGGAGTGGTGCCGTGCCTTCATCGGTGGTTCAAGGATCAAGCTTGCTCAAGCATACAGACACATAACCAAAGGGCTTACGGACATTGGCATACGATATCTGCCTGGCAGCAATGCGGGCTTCTTTGTCTGGATCGATTTGTCCCCGCATCTTCCGTCCGAGCTGGGTGGGGAAAGGACTCGCGAGTTTGCTCTGGCTAAGAAGCTAAAAGAGGAGGGTGTGTTCCTGCACCCCTGCGAAGAACATTCGGTCCATTCTGGGTGGTTTCGGCTGGTGTATTCGCAAGATGCGAGAATAGTAACGGAAGGACTCGAGAG GATCAAGAGAGCAATCTCTTAG
- a CDS encoding Precorrin-2 dehydrogenase: MATASPTSLLAALNCRDNIHVVIGTNPLAATRCGQSLNAGARPILIAPEGAELHYALQKRIDEGLVQWHKKAFEDTDLLRLGREEVDGVVDAVFVTSGPRDSSSLHIAALCKRNRIPVNVVDAPQLCTFSLLSTHSDGPLQIGVTTNGRGCKLASRIRRDIAASLPADLGAACSRLGDVRRRIHQEDSLGAQDDPASLDDSFDQTAQFNKLVTDEDAKNRRVRWLSQVCEYWPLKRLAAITDDDVETILKSYPGNGPDIKRDPGTPEKHIGAIILAGSGPGHPDLLTQATHKAIKSADLILADKLVPSGVLDLIPRRTPVQIARKFPGNADRAQEELLEMALAGVREGKTVLRLKQGDPYVYGRGGEEVAYFRQHGLGDRVSVLPGVTSALSAPLFAAIPPTQRDVADQVLICTGTGKKGKAPAPPEYVASRTVVFLMALHRINGLIRELTTHIELEPLAPANEEAVSAQPPPPPEPSQVSPVTGESKRTLWPRNTPCAVIERASCPDQRVIRTTLEHVAEAIETEGSRPPGLLVVGRACEALFTPEKGRAWAVEEGFRGMELEDFTVGLEALQA; this comes from the exons ATGGCGACAGCTTCACCCACTTCGCTACTCGCCGCGCTCAATTGCAGAGACAACATCCACGTCGTGATCGGAACAAACCCTCTCGCAGCCACTCGATGCGGCCAGTCACTCAATGCTGGAGCGCGACCTATCTTGATTGCCCCTGAGGGTGCAGAGCTTCACTATGCTCTGCAAAAGAGGATAGACGAGGGTCTTGTTCAGTGGCACAAGAAGGCCTTTGAAGACACCGACTTGCTGCGACTTGGTCGCGAGGAGGTTGACGGTGTTGTCGATGCCGTCTTTGTTACTTCGGGGCCTCGAGATTCCTCCA GCCTTCACATCGCCGCCCTCTGCAAGCGAAATCGAATCCCCGTAAACGTCGTCGACGCTCCCCAACTCTGCACATTTTCCCTTCTCTCAACACACTCGGACGGTCCCCTCCAGATCGGCGTCACAACCAATGGTCGCGGCTGTAAGCTAGCCTCGCGCATCCGTCGTGACATTGCTGCTTCTCTTCCTGCCGACCTCGGCGCAGCTTGCTCACGTCTAGGCGATGTGCGCCGGCGCATTCATCAAGAGGACTCACTCGGTGCTCAAGACGACCCTGCCTCCCTCGACGACTCTTTCGATCAGACAGCTCAATTCAACAAGCTCGTCACAGACGAGGATGCCAAGAATAGAAGAGTGCGCTGGCTGAGCCAAGTCTGCGAATACTGGCCTCTTAAGCGACTGGCCGCCATCACAGACGACGACGTTGAGACTATCCTCAAGTCATACCCCGGAAACGGCCCCGACATCAAGCGCGACCCCGGAACTCCGGAGAAGCATATCGGTGCCATCATCCTGGCCGGCAGCGGACCCGGCCACCCAGACCTCCTCACACAGGCCACCCACAAGGCCATCAAGTCTGCcgacctcatcctcgccgaTAAGCTCGTGCCTTCTGGTGTCCTCGACCTCATCCCCCGCCGTACCCCCGTCCAAATCGCTCGCAAGTTCCCCGGCAACGCCGACCGTGCCCaagaggagcttctcgagatgGCCCTCGCAGGCGTGCGCGAGGGCAAGACTGTCCTCCGCCTCAAGCAGGGCGACCCTTACGTCTACGGCCGCGGCGGTGAGGAAGTGGCCTACTTCCGCCAGCATGGTCTTGGTGATCGCGTCTCTGTCCTCCCTGGTGTCACCAGTGCCCTGAGTGCGCCGCTCTTTGCTGCTATCCCTCCCACGCAGCGCGACGTCGCCGATCAGGTCCTCATCTGCACTGGTACCggaaagaagggcaaggcccCTGCGCCACCAGAGTATGTGGCTAGCCGTACCGTTGTCTTCCTGATGGCTCTCCACCGCATCAATGGTCTCATCCGTGAGCTCACCACTCATATCGAGCTTGAGCCTCTTGCCCCCGCCAATGAAGAAGCCGTCTCAGCCCAGCCTCCACCTCCCCCAGAGCCATCTCAAGTATCCCCGGTGACGGGCGAGAGCAAGCGTACCCTGTGGCCGCGCAACACTCCCTGTGCTGTCATTGAGCGAGCCAGCTGCCCAGACCAGCGAGTCATCCGAACAACGCTTGAGCACGTCGCCGAAGCTATTGAGACCGAGGGCAGTCGGCCACCAGGTCTACTAGTAGTCGGAAGAGCCTGTGAGGCTCTGTTCACGCCGGAAAAGGGCCGCGCCTGGGCTGTCGAGGAGGGATTCAGGGGTATGGAGCTAGAGGATTTCACTGTTGGTCTTGAAGCATTGCAAGCATGA
- a CDS encoding Thioredoxin domain-containing protein, producing MSGPISIGSESEWSSLLSGTNVVIADFYADWCGPCKMIAPTFDSLAKEHSSPRKVAFAKVNVDSQAGIARSNGVSAMPTFKIFHNGNCIETIRGANPPALTAAINNAVKLGGATKPGDAFKTPGRTLGGDTKSASLARQWSLKALLDMFVTFFGLYFVSLFSFDSYKAAEKSVFNIYRQPTVQTSSGATVGGASRPGPPRFLRQEAAAPRASPEEIEQVVRDAKQRFRDTLPKGYLNDEEYALYERLYGAPLRETRPEDVGIPEHADMGPEPPRPDNEGTILREVEGGEFEEIVYQIPREEAAEDEIVEESGEVLPQSELADLAMEESLHQPPGYVELVARNQREYDAMQKLAKDFEETRRQQQEAEDRVAAEEEELAERLVEAEETPQWPEEQWRERVSGETLRFHPLSIEGRFHGSPVEISLPRDELIMPIRDLLQRTHIDHVKSAAEDAFGGAGLPLSPATPEGKRNGGQRAAGIHADSRHMTEIEADAFIAGFLPPAYASVMATLREVRKRVGSEWLQSKLKDGTGLSVLDAGSGGAGLIAWDEIVRAEWDLLKENGQVKGLDPPGKRTVVVGSDRLRHRAKTFLHNTTFLPRLPDYEHSGEMRGQHLDAGDKPQARKSYDVIIASHLFLKEQQDHYRQAILNNLWSLLKKDGGVLIVLEKAHPRGFEAVAHVRDTVLKQFLLPQSGQSEVSPEDFNPAYQREKEAGHVIAPCTNQGVCPMYQATGKSTGRKDFCHFNQRFVRPTFYTRMLGNSQDNQGEVEFSYVALRRGVAKESPWTGKQATEVAFKGYEHSETKPDMQTLPRTILPPLKRKGHVTLDLCTPEGKLERWTVPKSFGKVAYHDARKARWGDLWALGAKTRVLRQVRAGKGHDDGGKRAGEGKKPRKVEIVMGPGGISASEKNAPRERRSKNKQDKKSRLIQEILEAEEEEEKMIAKQMDEEVEAELEEDSRKGR from the exons ATGAGCGGCCCTATTAGTATCGGTTCTGAATCGGAGTGGAGCAGCCTCCTCTCCGGCACAAACGTTGTCATCGCAGACT TCTACGCCGACTGGTGCGGTCCCTGCAAGATGATCGCGCCGACCTTTGACAGCCTCGCCAAGGAACACTCGTCCCCTCGAAAGGTGGCCTTCGCCAAGGTCAACGTCGACAGCCAGGCCGGCATCGCGCGATCCAACGGCGTCTCAGCCATGCCCACCTTCAAGATCTTCCACAACGGCAACTGCATCGAGACCATCCGAGGTGCCAACCCCCCGGCGCTGACGGCGGCCATCAACAATGCTGTCAAGCTCGGTGGCGCGACCAAGCCTGGCGACGCATTCAAAACACCCGGCCGGACGCTGGGCGGAGATACAAAGTCGGCCTCGCTGGCCAGGCAGTGGAGCTTGAAGGCGCTTCTGGATATGTTTGTGACATTTTTCGGACTGTATTTTGTGTCACTGTTCTCG TTCGATTCATACAAGGCGGCCGAGAAGAGCGTGTTCAACATTTACCGTCAACCCACAGTCCAGACTTCGAGTGGAGCGACAGTGGGCGGAGCATCGAGGCCTGGCCCTCCAAG ATTTTTGCGACAAGAAGCGGCGGCCCCGCGCGCATCGCCTGAAGAGATTGAGCAGGTTGTCCGAGATGCCAAGCAGCGATTCAGAGATACTCTGCCAAAGGGATATCTTAATGACGAAGAATACGCCCTCTACGAACGATTGTACGGTGCACCCTTGCGAGAGACTAGGCCTGAAGATGTTGGTATCCCAGAGCATGCCGACATGGGGCCCGAGCCCCCACGACCGGATAATGAGGGTACTATACTACGGGAGGTTGAGGGAGGCGAATTCGAGGAGATCGTCTACCAGATTCCCCGTGAGGAGGCAGCGGAAGACGAGATAGTGGAAGAGTCTGGCGAAGTGCTGCCGCAATCCGAGCTGGCAGACTTAGCTATGGAAGAGTCACTACATCAACCCCCGGGATATGTCGAACTAGTGGCAAGGAATCAACGAGAGTACGATGCGATGCAAAAATTGGCCAAGGACTTTGAGGAGACACGGCGACAGCAGCAAGAGGCCGAGGATCGAGTGgcggctgaggaggaggagctcgcaGAGCGTCTGgtggaggccgaggagacgCCTCAGTGGCCAGAGGAACAATGGAGGGAGAGAGTGTCTGGCGAGACTCTGCGATTTCACCCTCTTTCCATTGAGGGTCGATTCCATGGCAGTCCCGTTGAGATTTCCCTGCCGCGGGACGAGCTGATCATGCCAATCCGAGACCTTTTGCAGCGAACACACATTGACCATGTCAAGAGTGCAGCTGAAGATGCATTTGGTGGTGCTGGCCTTCCTTTATCTCCTGCGACGCCCGAAGGCAAGAGGAATGGCGGGCAGAGAGCTGCTGGCATTCACGCAGATTCCCGACACATGACCGAGATTGAGGCGGACGCTTTCATTGCAGGTTTCTTACCACCTGCCTATGCCTCCGTTATGGCTACACTACGAGAGGTCCGGAAGCGAGTTGGAAGTGAGTGGCTACagtccaagctcaaggacggTACCGGTCTCAGCGTTCTCGATGCGGGATCCGGTGGTGCTGGCTTGATCGCTTGGGATGAGATTGTGCGAGCAGAGTGGGATTTGCTGAAGGAGAATGGCCAAGTCAAAGGACTTGACCCTCCTGGCAAGCGAACAGTTGTGGTTGGATCAGATCGTCTACGACATCGCGCCAAGACCTTCCTCCACAACACCACATTTCTTCCTCGACTGCCTGATTATGAACATTCAGGAGAGATGCGTGGCCAGCATCTGGATGCAGGAGACAAGCCGCAGGCTCGAAAGAGCTACGATGTCATCATTGCGTCTCACCTCTTCCTCAAAGAGCAGCAAGATCACTACCGACAAGCcatcctcaacaacctcTGGAGTCTGCTGAAGAAGGACGGGGGTGTCCTTATTGTTCTGGAAAAGGCTCACCCTCGCGGTTTCGAGGCTGTGGCTCATGTTCGTGATACAGTTCTGAAGCAGTTCCTGCTCCCTCAGTCGGGACAGTCTGAGGTTTCCCCTGAGGACTTCAACCCGGCCTATCAAcgcgagaaggaggctggACATGTCATTGCTCCTTGCACCAACCAAGGAGTGTGTCCCATGTACCAGGCCACTGGCAAGAGTACTGGCCGAAAGGATTTCTGCCACTTTAACCAGCGATTCGTGCGACCTACCTTTTACACTCGCATGCTTGGAAACAGCCAGGACAACCAGGGCGAGGTCGAGTTCAGCTATGTGGCTCTCAGACGTGGTGTAGCCAAGGAGAGCCCCTGGACTGGCAAGCAGGCGACGGAGGTGGCTTTCAAGGGATACGAACACTCAGAGACAAAGCCCGATATGCAGACGCTACCTCGAACGATCTTGCCCCCCCTGAAGCGCAAGGGTCACGTCACCCTGGACTTGTGTACCCCCGAAGGCAAGCTTGAAAGATGGACGGTGCCCAAGAGCTTCGGCAAGGTGGCATACCACGATGCTCGCAAGGCACGATGGGGAGATCTCTGGGCGCTCGGAGCCAAGACGCGAGTTCTCCGACAGGTCCGGGCGGGTAAAGGACACGACGACGGCGGCAAGCGAGCAGGAGAGGGCAAGAAGCCCAGAAAGGTTGAGATTGTCATGGGCCCCGGGGGCATCAGCGCGAGCGAGAAGAACGCACCCCGGGAGCGTCGCAGCAAGAACAAgcaggacaagaagagccGACTGATCCAGGAGATCctggaggcggaggaggaagaggagaagatgattgCCAAGcagatggacgaggaggttgaggctgagctggaggaggacaGCAGGAAGGGGCGTTGA
- a CDS encoding Phosphoribosylaminoimidazole-succinocarboxamide synthase has protein sequence MAQTQIPVSSLEKIASGKVRDLFKLPDADTLLFVASDRVSAFDVVMKNGIPDKGKILNLISAHWFKVLTERIPDLRTHFITLDVPAGVTPEEAKAIKDRSMQVRRLQVVKLESIVRGYLTGSAFKEYKKSGTVHGISVEPGMEEAQKFKQPLWTPSTKADAGEHDENIHPDDAWKEVGDRETADRVKELSLKIYEEASKYAEERGIILADTKFEFAKDAEGNIYLVDEVLTPDSSRFWPAAGYMPGRDQDSFDKQFIRNWLIKEGLKGKDGVSLPEEIVQATSDRYREAFLMLTGKRFEDAVSQ, from the exons ATGGCTCAGACTCAGATCCCCGTATCCTCCCTCGAGAAGATCGCCTCCGGCAAGGTGCGCGATCTGTTCAAGCTCCCCGATGCCGATaccctcctcttcgtcgCCAGTGACCGAGTCTCGGCCTTTGACGTCGTCATGAAGAATGGCATCCCTGACAAGGGCAAGATCCTGAACCTCATATCGGCACACTGGTTCAAGGTCTTGACGGAACGGATCCCCGACCTGCGCACTCACTTCATCACCCTCGACGTTCCCGCTGGTGTCACCCCCGAAGAGGCCAAAGCCATCAAGGACCGCTCCATGCAGGTGCGTCGCCTGCAGGTCGTGAAGCTGGAGAGTATTGT GCGAGGCTACCTTACAGGATCTGCCTTTAAGGAGTACAAGAAGAGCGGAACTGTGCATGGGATCTCTGTCGAGCCAGGCATGGAGGAGGCCCAGAAGTTCAAGCAGCCTCTCTGGACGCCTAGCACCAAGGCCGATGCCGGAGAGCACGACGAGAACATCCACCCCGACGATGCTTGGAAGGAGGTCGGCGACCGTGAGACTGCTGACCGTGTCAAGGAGCTGTCGCTCAAGATTTATGAAGAGGCATCCAAGTACGCTGAGGAGCGAGGCATCATTCTCGCCGACACCAAGTTTGAATTTGCCAAGGACGCCGAGGGAAACATCTACCTCGTCGATGAGGTTTTGACCCCTGATTCATCCCGATTCTGGCCCGCCGCGGGCTACATGCCTGGACGTGACCAGGACAGCTTCGACAAGCAGTTTATCCGCAACTGGCTGATCAAGGAGGGATTGAAGGGCAAGGATGGCGTGTCGCTGCCCGAGGAGATTGTCCAGGCTACCTCAGACCGATACCGGGAGGCCTTCCTCATGTTGACGGGCAAGAGGTTTGAGGACGCCGTTAGCCAGTGA